A window of Hevea brasiliensis isolate MT/VB/25A 57/8 chromosome 14, ASM3005281v1, whole genome shotgun sequence contains these coding sequences:
- the LOC131172872 gene encoding ankyrin repeat-containing protein At2g01680-like → MLKKTSTNEDTALHEAVRNNHPQVVEILIREKPEFANMANAAGESPLYLAALLEYKSIAVEILNPSSVAYTGPNGRTALHEAVISKDKVLLLNDGKSAAYIGDKSGKTPLHIAIFHGKSHLKVAEKIMAGCPDCCDLVDNRGRNVLHFAVQSKSSEGVKTIIEKPSLANLINQKDKKGNTPVHLLATYGFEEYCLAEHHLVDKKAINNENLAALDVVVKTKDESDEPFLGRTKRKLKKVGYKPGRPSIIQLAERDDMSRLDNELIIELEKT, encoded by the exons ATGCTGAAGAAGACAAGCACAAATGAAGACACAGCCTTACACGAGGCTGTGAGAAATAATCATCCTCAAGTGGTGGAAATATTGATTAGAGAAAAGCCTGAATTTGCAAACATGGCTAATGCCGCTGGAGAAAGCCCGCTTTACTTGGCAGCGTTGCTAGAGTACAAAAGCATTGCTGTTGAGATATTGAATCCCTCATCAGTGGCATACACCGGTCCCAACGGTAGAACAGCTTTGCATGAAGCTGTGATAAGTAAAGATAAAG TGTTATTACTAAATGATGGTAAATCTGCTGCCTATATTGGCGACAAAAGCGGAAAAACACCTCTTCATATAGCGATTTTCCACGGCAAAAGCCATTTAAAGGTGGCGGAAAAAATTATGGCAGGCTGTCCAGATTGCTGCGACCTGGTTGACAATAGGGGCCGAAATGTTCTCCATTTTGCTGTGCAGAGCAAGAGTTCTGAAGGAGTGAAAACTATTATTGAAAAACCTTCCCTGGCTAACCTAATAAATCAGAAAGATAAAAAGGGAAACACTCCGGTCCATCTGCTTGCTACTTATGGCTTTGAAGAGTATTGTCTTGCAGAGCACCACCTGGTTGATAAAAAGGCCATCAACAATGAAAATTTAGCCGCTCTGGACGTAGTGGTAAAAACAAAGGATGAAAGCGATGAGCCATTTCTG GGACGGACAAAAAGAAAACTAAAGAAGGTTGGATATAAACCAGGTCGGCCTTCAATTATCCAGCTCGCAGAACGTGATGACATGTCAAGACTCGACAATGAGTTAATCATTGAACTTGAGAAAACGTGA